A single genomic interval of Ramlibacter sp. harbors:
- a CDS encoding undecaprenyl-diphosphate phosphatase yields MDIALLVKAAVMGVVEGLTEFLPVSSTGHLILAGALLGFDDEKAKVFDIAIQTGAILAVIIVYWQKIRDTVAALPTQRQAQRFSLNVLIAFIPAVVLGLLFGKAIKAHLFTPVVVASTFIVGGFIILWAEKRQQVAVRVESVDQMSPLDALKVGLVQCLAMVPGTSRSGATIIGGMLLGLSRKAATDFSFYLAIPTLIGAGVYSLYKERALLSAADVPLFAVGLVFSFISAWLCVRWLLRYISTHSFVPFAWYRIAFGLVVLGTAWSGLVTWAP; encoded by the coding sequence GTGGACATTGCATTGCTGGTCAAGGCCGCCGTCATGGGCGTGGTCGAGGGCCTGACCGAATTCCTGCCGGTGTCCAGCACCGGCCACCTGATCCTGGCGGGCGCGCTGCTGGGCTTTGACGACGAGAAGGCCAAGGTCTTTGACATTGCGATCCAGACCGGCGCCATCCTGGCTGTGATCATTGTTTACTGGCAGAAGATCCGCGACACCGTGGCGGCCCTGCCCACGCAGCGGCAGGCGCAGCGCTTCTCGCTCAATGTGCTGATCGCCTTCATTCCGGCCGTGGTGCTGGGCCTGCTGTTTGGCAAGGCCATCAAGGCGCATCTGTTCACGCCCGTGGTGGTGGCCAGCACCTTCATCGTGGGCGGCTTCATCATCCTGTGGGCCGAGAAGCGCCAGCAGGTGGCGGTGCGGGTGGAGTCGGTGGACCAGATGAGCCCTCTGGACGCGCTCAAGGTCGGGCTGGTGCAGTGCCTGGCCATGGTGCCGGGCACCAGCCGCAGCGGTGCCACCATCATTGGCGGCATGCTGCTGGGGCTGAGCCGCAAGGCGGCCACCGACTTCTCGTTCTACCTTGCCATTCCGACGCTGATCGGCGCCGGGGTCTACAGCCTCTACAAGGAACGCGCGCTGCTGTCGGCAGCCGACGTGCCGCTGTTTGCCGTGGGCCTGGTGTTCTCGTTCATCAGCGCCTGGCTGTGCGTGCGCTGGCTGCTGCGCTACATCTCCACGCACAGCTTCGTGCCCTTTGCCTGGTACCGCATTGCGTTCGGGCTGGTGGTGCTGGGCACGGCCTGGAGCGGGCTGGTGACCTGGGCCCCCTGA
- a CDS encoding DUF4136 domain-containing protein translates to MSHSFEQSRGGVAAWAWLLARLAMAASALALLGACASPIRAKVTNFNAWPADAAGSTYSYGPGDPERGELEQATYAGYVGAELEKHGLRQAPAGATGRFIVEVRAHDSTRQRTVLEPVYDNPVIFVAPTRDRYGNVYPGYWQPDRFGSRYIGDREVTRTVQVNRLDVRILDSQIPGASGPRPVFNASAVYEGDNEDLPDMVPYLARAVFHGFPGRNGKVQVVKFDPKSGELVSR, encoded by the coding sequence ATGTCCCATTCTTTTGAGCAATCCCGGGGCGGCGTGGCCGCCTGGGCCTGGCTGCTGGCCCGGCTGGCCATGGCTGCGTCGGCGCTGGCCCTGCTGGGCGCGTGCGCCAGCCCGATCCGCGCCAAGGTGACCAACTTCAATGCCTGGCCCGCCGATGCGGCCGGCAGCACCTACAGCTATGGGCCGGGCGACCCGGAGCGCGGCGAGCTGGAGCAGGCCACCTACGCGGGCTACGTGGGCGCCGAGCTCGAGAAACACGGCTTGCGCCAGGCGCCGGCCGGCGCCACGGGCCGCTTCATCGTTGAGGTGCGGGCCCATGACAGCACGCGCCAGCGCACGGTGCTGGAGCCGGTCTATGACAACCCGGTGATCTTCGTGGCGCCCACGCGCGACCGCTACGGCAATGTGTACCCCGGTTACTGGCAGCCCGACCGCTTTGGCTCGCGCTACATCGGTGACCGCGAGGTCACGCGCACCGTGCAGGTCAACCGGCTTGACGTGCGGATTCTGGACTCGCAGATCCCGGGCGCCAGCGGGCCGCGGCCGGTGTTCAATGCCTCGGCGGTCTACGAAGGCGACAACGAAGACCTGCCCGACATGGTGCCCTACCTTGCGCGCGCGGTCTTCCACGGGTTCCCGGGCCGCAACGGCAAGGTTCAGGTGGTGAAGTTCGACCCCAAGAGCGGCGAGCTGGTCAGCCGCTGA
- a CDS encoding helix-turn-helix transcriptional regulator: protein MPIVVKLGVVMAQRHVRSKDLAAHVGITEANLSLLKQGKVKGVRFDTLQKICDYLQCQPGDLLAFEEGEAAE, encoded by the coding sequence ATGCCCATTGTTGTCAAGCTCGGCGTGGTCATGGCCCAGCGCCATGTGCGGTCCAAGGACCTGGCGGCCCACGTGGGCATCACCGAGGCCAACCTGTCGCTGCTCAAGCAGGGCAAGGTCAAGGGCGTGCGCTTTGACACGCTGCAGAAGATCTGCGACTACCTGCAGTGCCAGCCGGGCGACCTGCTGGCTTTTGAAGAAGGCGAGGCTGCGGAATGA
- a CDS encoding alpha/beta hydrolase: MPLIVFSHANSFPASTYGVLFKSLRSRGFTVKAVDKFGHDPKYPVTNNWPHLVQQLHDFTARETDKAGEPAWLVGHSLGGFLSLMCAARHPGLARGVLLIDSPILGGWRATTLGVIKRTQLVGSVSPGKVSRRRKHTWPSTEAALDYFKPKKAFAQWDPQALADYVQHGTREADGERTLVFDRDIETAIYNTLPDNLDRLLARHPLKCPVAFIGGTRSEEMKQVGMAMTEQIVQGRLMMLDGSHLFPMEKPLATAAAIEAALRGLGA, from the coding sequence ATGCCCCTCATCGTCTTCTCCCACGCCAACAGCTTCCCCGCATCCACCTATGGCGTGCTGTTCAAGAGCCTGCGTTCACGCGGTTTCACCGTCAAGGCCGTGGACAAGTTCGGCCATGACCCGAAGTACCCCGTCACCAACAACTGGCCGCACCTGGTGCAGCAGCTGCATGACTTCACCGCGCGCGAAACCGACAAGGCCGGCGAGCCGGCCTGGCTGGTGGGCCACTCGCTGGGCGGGTTCCTGAGCCTGATGTGCGCGGCGCGCCACCCTGGGCTGGCGCGCGGCGTGCTGCTGATCGACTCGCCCATTCTGGGCGGCTGGCGCGCCACCACGCTGGGGGTGATCAAGCGCACGCAGCTGGTGGGCTCGGTGTCGCCCGGCAAGGTCAGCCGGCGGCGCAAGCACACCTGGCCGAGCACCGAGGCCGCGCTGGACTACTTCAAGCCCAAGAAGGCCTTTGCCCAGTGGGACCCGCAGGCGCTGGCCGACTATGTGCAGCATGGCACGCGCGAGGCCGACGGCGAGCGCACGCTGGTGTTTGACCGCGACATCGAAACCGCGATCTACAACACCCTGCCCGACAACCTGGACCGCCTGCTGGCGCGCCACCCGCTCAAGTGCCCGGTGGCCTTCATCGGCGGCACGCGCTCCGAGGAAATGAAGCAGGTGGGCATGGCCATGACCGAGCAGATCGTCCAGGGCCGGCTCATGATGCTGGACGGCAGCCACCTGTTTCCCATGGAAAAGCCGCTGGCCACGGCCGCGGCCATCGAGGCCGCGCTGCGCGGGCTGGGCGCCTGA
- a CDS encoding serine hydrolase: MPLPAFFRAFLAALLLATLTACGGTGPNTAPLASATPDDALPAASFAQAGLDPAVWTAVLRDLEERHMLVDQIGLMVDGKLLATRHYGEHSETTLHDLRSATKSVTSLLVGIAVDRGLISSIDAPVDGWFPELAPHPSRAAWRPLTLRDLLTMRSGLDCDDWQDSAGNEERMYLTRDWIRFFYGIPARQAPGGDFSYCTAGVVVLGEIVARAARQSLPDFARHALFEPLGIRNAVWADAGSGITDAGGHLRLSLSALLKLGELTRSGGLWQGRRIVSDAWVAQSIHSAGAMTPGGPLKSHMGWLWWLEPVRDGQARSWQARGNGGQLIIVAPEFRLVMAVTGRAWNEPPQMQWAPFGLLERWLFPALRGASPSGTPPTALPNAPPFTPG, encoded by the coding sequence ATGCCCCTGCCCGCCTTTTTTCGCGCTTTCCTCGCCGCGCTGCTGCTGGCCACCTTGACCGCCTGCGGCGGCACCGGCCCCAACACCGCGCCGCTGGCGTCGGCCACGCCCGACGACGCCTTGCCCGCGGCCAGTTTTGCCCAGGCCGGGCTGGACCCCGCCGTCTGGACCGCCGTGCTGCGCGACCTTGAAGAGCGCCACATGCTGGTCGACCAGATCGGCCTCATGGTGGACGGCAAGCTGCTGGCCACCAGGCACTACGGCGAGCACAGCGAAACCACGCTGCACGACCTGCGCTCCGCCACCAAGTCGGTCACCAGCCTGCTGGTGGGCATTGCCGTGGACCGCGGCCTGATCAGCAGCATCGACGCCCCCGTGGACGGCTGGTTCCCCGAACTCGCGCCGCATCCCAGCCGCGCGGCCTGGCGGCCCCTGACGCTGCGCGACCTGCTCACCATGCGAAGCGGGCTGGACTGCGATGACTGGCAGGACTCGGCCGGCAACGAGGAACGCATGTACCTCACGCGCGACTGGATCCGCTTCTTCTACGGCATCCCGGCGCGCCAGGCGCCGGGTGGTGACTTCAGCTATTGCACGGCCGGTGTGGTGGTGCTGGGCGAGATCGTGGCGCGGGCCGCGCGCCAGAGCCTGCCCGACTTTGCGCGCCATGCCCTGTTCGAGCCGCTGGGCATCCGCAACGCCGTCTGGGCCGATGCCGGCAGCGGCATCACCGACGCGGGGGGCCACCTGCGCCTGAGCCTGTCGGCCCTGCTCAAGCTGGGCGAACTCACGCGCAGCGGCGGCCTCTGGCAGGGCCGGCGCATCGTCAGCGACGCCTGGGTGGCGCAAAGCATCCACAGCGCCGGCGCCATGACGCCCGGCGGCCCGCTGAAGTCGCACATGGGCTGGCTGTGGTGGCTGGAGCCGGTGCGCGATGGCCAGGCCCGCTCCTGGCAGGCCCGCGGCAACGGCGGCCAGCTGATCATCGTCGCGCCCGAATTCAGGCTGGTCATGGCCGTGACCGGGCGGGCCTGGAACGAGCCGCCGCAGATGCAATGGGCGCCTTTCGGGCTGCTGGAGCGCTGGCTGTTCCCGGCGCTGCGCGGCGCCAGCCCCTCCGGCACACCGCCCACCGCGCTGCCAAACGCGCCGCCGTTCACGCCCGGCTGA
- a CDS encoding fibronectin type III domain-containing protein produces MLTVELVNDSDRTDDQVFLLLTGTAVSATGGITTLQLPQATGASVTAGAMSTLTASGTLASTQTGQTCNIYPIEVSTLTSGRLLVSLDSALVYADNAAPTATSQTMRWDKLEFGYPGSGADLTSIDFFGVPLQFEYLDASGHVLTTMTYYTSTPTLLNAVYQLNTATLPAAFQQASGNTLSYNWTPGTDPLSSFVRLVGPQTLTALNGAPAPYPSFGAYLAQLAASGTSFTLNGIGGVGSPAPANNSVSYSYTGTVASDGAGGYLVAFTGTTTGVAPNTANTPYGLSTSASGVTTFEALPANLPVTLTLPAGSFDNDIYGAEASAYTVGQSSDASAPDYLAPDLVVYSQNSAYANIAGDFIAALHFGYPGGNAGANSSAWYSNPPMAYPFGGARTTNDGFYNPFAAVLYNLSDAYGFPFSDRGGRPSPYVPLPANATTMRVTILNDHRLDAPQVTQITPTDTTLALSWDAVTAPTGFTLTGYSVAISPPAPGGNQTVAAGTTSASFTGLDPCTRYTLSVSATGTGAGGNAVQSYTIPVAGTTTGSVTPLAGDINFLMSLNWGSTGSAPAGTQFSINGTVFTPSATAAPVTVLGSAGLNTVPLQMLNSAGDVVYSGNYAITLAGTNASYTVGSPFELAGNSQPLSVAGPPGTPPYNGTAAAGQYLSVGTPFAPVPDKQVNPVTLPAP; encoded by the coding sequence ATGCTCACCGTCGAACTCGTCAACGACAGCGACCGCACGGACGACCAGGTCTTCCTGCTGCTCACAGGCACCGCCGTGAGCGCCACCGGCGGCATCACCACGCTGCAGCTGCCGCAAGCCACGGGCGCCAGCGTGACGGCCGGCGCCATGAGCACGCTCACCGCCAGCGGAACCCTGGCCTCCACCCAGACCGGCCAGACCTGCAACATCTACCCCATTGAGGTCAGCACGCTCACCTCGGGCCGGCTGCTGGTCTCGCTGGACAGCGCGCTGGTCTATGCCGACAACGCCGCCCCCACCGCCACCAGCCAGACCATGCGCTGGGACAAGCTGGAGTTTGGCTACCCGGGCAGCGGCGCCGACCTGACCTCGATCGACTTCTTCGGCGTTCCGCTGCAGTTCGAGTACCTGGACGCGTCGGGCCATGTGCTCACCACCATGACGTACTACACCTCCACGCCCACGCTGCTCAATGCGGTGTACCAGCTCAACACGGCCACCCTGCCCGCGGCCTTCCAGCAGGCCAGCGGCAACACCCTGAGCTACAACTGGACGCCAGGCACCGACCCGCTGTCCAGCTTTGTGCGCCTGGTGGGCCCGCAGACCCTCACCGCGCTGAACGGTGCGCCCGCGCCCTACCCCAGCTTTGGCGCCTACCTGGCCCAACTGGCCGCCAGCGGCACCAGCTTCACGCTCAACGGCATTGGCGGCGTGGGCTCGCCCGCGCCGGCCAACAACAGCGTGAGCTACAGCTACACCGGCACCGTGGCGTCGGACGGCGCGGGCGGCTACCTGGTGGCCTTCACCGGCACCACCACGGGCGTGGCACCCAACACAGCCAACACACCCTATGGCCTGTCCACCAGTGCGAGCGGGGTCACCACCTTCGAGGCCCTGCCGGCCAACCTGCCGGTCACCCTCACCCTGCCCGCGGGCAGTTTCGACAACGACATCTACGGCGCCGAAGCCTCCGCCTACACGGTGGGCCAGTCCAGCGACGCCAGCGCGCCCGACTACCTTGCACCCGATCTGGTGGTCTATTCGCAGAACAGCGCCTACGCCAACATCGCCGGCGACTTCATCGCGGCGCTGCACTTCGGCTACCCCGGTGGCAATGCCGGCGCCAACAGCAGCGCCTGGTACAGCAACCCGCCCATGGCCTACCCGTTTGGCGGCGCCCGCACCACCAACGACGGCTTCTACAACCCCTTTGCCGCGGTGCTCTACAACCTGTCGGATGCCTATGGCTTTCCGTTCAGCGACCGCGGCGGGCGCCCCAGCCCCTATGTGCCGCTGCCGGCCAACGCCACCACCATGCGCGTGACCATCCTCAACGACCACCGGCTCGATGCACCACAGGTCACGCAGATCACCCCCACCGACACCACCCTGGCCCTGAGCTGGGACGCCGTGACCGCGCCCACGGGCTTCACGCTCACCGGCTACAGCGTGGCCATCAGCCCGCCCGCGCCCGGGGGCAACCAGACCGTGGCCGCCGGCACCACCTCGGCCAGCTTCACCGGGCTGGACCCCTGCACCCGCTACACCCTGAGCGTGAGCGCCACGGGCACCGGCGCCGGGGGCAACGCCGTGCAGTCGTACACCATCCCCGTGGCCGGCACCACCACGGGCAGCGTGACGCCGCTGGCCGGGGACATCAACTTCCTGATGTCGCTGAACTGGGGCTCCACGGGCAGCGCGCCCGCCGGCACGCAGTTCAGCATCAACGGCACGGTGTTCACGCCATCGGCCACGGCCGCGCCGGTGACGGTGCTGGGCAGCGCCGGGCTCAACACGGTGCCACTGCAGATGCTCAACAGCGCGGGCGATGTGGTCTACAGCGGCAACTACGCCATCACCCTGGCCGGCACCAACGCCAGCTACACGGTGGGCAGCCCGTTCGAGCTGGCCGGCAACAGCCAGCCCCTGTCGGTGGCCGGGCCGCCCGGCACGCCGCCCTACAACGGCACCGCCGCGGCCGGCCAGTACCTGAGCGTGGGCACGCCGTTCGCGCCGGTGCCGGACAAGCAGGTCAACCCGGTCACCCTGCCGGCCCCCTGA